In Brassica napus cultivar Da-Ae chromosome A3, Da-Ae, whole genome shotgun sequence, the sequence CAAGGGAAACATCATCATCGACTCAGGAACTACACTGACGCTTCTTGACTCCGGTTTCTACGACAGGTTTGGCGCGGCGGTGGAAGAGTCCGTTACTGGAGCCAAGCGTGTGAGTGATCCACAAGGGCTTTTGTCGCACTGTTTCAAGTCCGGTAACGCGGAGATAGGTTTGCCGGAGATAACTATGCATTTCACCGGCGCTGACGTGAAGCTGAGTCCTCTCAATGCGTTTGTGAAAGTGAGTGAAGATATGGTCTGCATGAGTATGATTCCGACCAATGAGGTTGCCATCTATGGGAACTTCGCTCAGATGGATTTTCTGGTTGGGTATGACTTGGAGACGAGAAGGGTGTCGTTTCAACGAATGGATTGCTCCGCTGGTTTGGGACTTTAAACGGCTACAGGCTTCGTTTTATATTATCCATAATTATTAATATCATATGAGGACTATGTTATGGAGATATAAAATCATAATCAGAGTTTTAAATAAATGTGACACCATTCTTCTCTTTCATAGTTTGTGACTGAATGAAACTAGCTCCAAAGTACAACttggaaaatatgaaaaacaaaGAATTAGAAAATTATTCAGATCCTTTATAAAATATTAGTCTACAATGGTATACAGACTTTATAGTTAATATTCAGAAAATACTCTCCATTGTTACTAATACTATTTATggggatatatatataaaatcataatcCAAGTTCTTAATATGTGACACCATTCTCTATAGTTTCTCTTTGATAGTTTCTGATTGAAACCAGCTCAAAATTACATGGAATATACAGAAATTTATTCAGAtctttcttataaaaatattacagtgTTTCTACAATAATCATATACATTTTAGTTTCACATTCAGCTCAAATGAAAAGTTTTAACCAATACAAGAaagatcataaaaaaaaaaaactcaaagccAAAAAATACAGAAAGAGAAACTGAAAATGAATGGCTTGATCAACCTTGTGATATATAAAACAGAAATCGAAATGGAGAAGACAGAGACCTGTGAATGTGATCAATCAGAACTGGAATCGTAGAACTCACTAGGGCAAGGAGTCATAACTTCAGATTCAAGTAACTGAACAACTCTGAGCATTGTCGGCCGCTCGTCTGGACTTGAAGACACACACTTTGTTGCTATTGATATAAGAGCATCAAGACTCCCTGTCTCTACTCCTTCACAGCTTCTATCAACAATCTCTCGTGCACGCTTCTCGCTGATTAAGAAGTTTAGCTGCAAGAGCAAATTAAAGCCTTTAGTAGacaaaacattatttattaCCAAAGCTGGACCAAACTATCCTTATTCCTTACCCAACCAACAACGTTGTAGCCTTTCTCGATGAAGGAGGTGTCCGTGGGTATTTTACCACTCAAGACTTCAAGAACCAAAACTCCAAAACTATAAACATCGGTCTTCTCCGTCGCTCTACCGCTTTGCATATACTCTGCAACCATCACTCATAATAGGTTACAATGACAGTTAAAAAGGCTAACAAAGCATTATTGTTATTACTAGTCCTACCTGGAGCCAAGTAACCGAATGTGCCAGCAACAATGGTTGTAATATGAGACTCTTCGTCCTCTAGCAGCTTGGCAAGTCCAAAGTCCGATACTCGAGCCTCGAGATTTCCATCGAGTAAAATGTTGCTTGACTTTATATCACGGTGTATAATCCTAGGAGAacaatcatgatgcaagtatGCTAACCCTTTTGCTGCTCCTACTATAATATTTACTCGTGAATCCCAATCCAGTTGGTCGCCTCTCTCTGAACATCCAAAGATTTCACTCAGTAGAATCATAACTATCGGTTAGGGAAAAAGCTAGTAAAAAGATGAGGATTTTTACCATGAAGAGCTTGATCAAGGCTACCACCAGGAAGGTAATCATACAGAAGAAGCTTTGATGTGGGTGAGTTGCAGTATCCACGTAGATTCACGAGGTAACGATGTTTGATGCTTCCAAGAATCTCAAGCTCCCTTTCGAAAAACCTATCAAACCCTTCGTTTAACTTTACAATCCTCTTCAGCGCAAAAACATTGCCATCTTCCATGTCCAATTTGTAAACTGTTCCAAAACCTCCGCAGCCTATTATATGCTCTTCGTTAAGAGCTTCCAGTTTCTTGATAATGTCTTTAGAAGCGTAGGGCAAATCTCCATGGAACATCACGATAGACGCACCTGAAT encodes:
- the LOC106437854 gene encoding LRR receptor-like serine/threonine-protein kinase FEI 2: MIDSNYIMLLLVKRCWSWLLMISLLCALTNEIEAISPDGEALLSFRSGISSSDGAIRQWRSEDPDPCNWKGVTCDARTKRVTALSLTHHKLSGPLPPELGKLDQLRLLMLHNNNLYDSIPAALGNCTALEGVYLQNNYLTGPIPSEMGNLTGLKNLDISNNGLIGAIPVSLGQLQKLTSFNVSNNFLVGKIPSDGLLAKFSNVSFIGNLKLCGKQIDVVCQDESGNFSIGSGPAPEGKTGKLLISASATVGGLLLVALMCFWGCFLYKKLGTVESKSLAIAVGGGASIVMFHGDLPYASKDIIKKLEALNEEHIIGCGGFGTVYKLDMEDGNVFALKRIVKLNEGFDRFFERELEILGSIKHRYLVNLRGYCNSPTSKLLLYDYLPGGSLDQALHERGDQLDWDSRVNIIVGAAKGLAYLHHDCSPRIIHRDIKSSNILLDGNLEARVSDFGLAKLLEDEESHITTIVAGTFGYLAPEYMQSGRATEKTDVYSFGVLVLEVLSGKIPTDTSFIEKGYNVVGWLNFLISEKRAREIVDRSCEGVETGSLDALISIATKCVSSSPDERPTMLRVVQLLESEVMTPCPSEFYDSSSD